The following are encoded in a window of Methylicorpusculum oleiharenae genomic DNA:
- a CDS encoding cation-translocating P-type ATPase, translated as MNTWHNQSITEAASLLAADVEQGLSGNEAKKRFVRYGQNKLRKGKRFSALVIFVSQFKSLVIWVLMGAATVSAALGETVDGIAIIAIVILNAVIGFFQEYRAEKAAAALARLTAPHCRVLRGGHSVVVTATEIVPGDILLLEGGDLVAADARLIQASVLRINEAPLTGESQAVGKFTSNLPLETPLAERKNMVFLGTSVTGGTGHALVVNTGMETELGHIAKLLETAGSGETPLQRQLNRVAGWLLWACFGIVALIFSLGLLRGIAPFELFMSAVSLAVAAIPEGLPAVVTVALSLGVQRMVQRHALVRRLASVETLGRAQVICTDKTGTLTMGEMTARKLITSENLYRVTGEGYATEGAFFSGNEETLPSKSLALMALLRASAACNDAELTLTDDRPGIVGDPTEGALLVAAAKGGITRDVFETEMPRLSVLPFDSDRKRMTVIRSRENRSWAFVKGAPEVILDRCTLVRTDQGVRELTENDRTRLLQANTLLAHDALRVLAVAERPLDGFSFAEGMVVNDNEIEQELTFLGLAGLQDPPRAEAKAAVGKCIRAGIKTVMITGDHPDTARAIGHELGILSKGDEVLVGAELDRLDDEALKERVAQVSVYARVTAEHKLRIVRAWKSLDVVVTMTGDGVNDAPAIKEASIGIAMGITGTEVTKEAADIIITDDNFASIVAAVEEGRGIYDNIAKTLAYLLAGNTGELIVMLSAVLLGWPLPLLPLHLLWINLVTDGLPALALATDPIDPDVLNRPPRRSQESLFNRDFLTLTLLTGLLTAGVTLGVFSYELYIDNSVEQARDAAFTALVIAELLRAFGARSEQRTIWQIGLFSNLRLFLIVAVSFGLQLAIHHVPMLQKLFQIEPVTLNQCVAWIGVGFIPLIILELRKVIRRPRAKKV; from the coding sequence ATGAACACGTGGCATAACCAATCAATTACCGAAGCCGCAAGCCTTCTTGCGGCTGATGTAGAGCAAGGGCTTTCCGGCAATGAAGCGAAAAAGCGGTTCGTCCGGTATGGGCAAAATAAGCTACGCAAAGGCAAGCGATTTTCGGCCTTGGTCATTTTTGTCAGCCAGTTCAAAAGTCTGGTTATTTGGGTATTGATGGGTGCGGCGACGGTTTCCGCCGCACTGGGCGAAACAGTTGATGGAATCGCCATCATTGCCATCGTGATTTTGAACGCCGTGATTGGTTTTTTTCAGGAGTATCGTGCCGAAAAGGCGGCGGCAGCGTTGGCTCGCTTGACCGCGCCCCATTGCCGGGTGTTGCGAGGCGGCCATAGCGTGGTAGTCACCGCAACTGAAATAGTCCCTGGCGATATCCTGTTGCTCGAAGGCGGGGACCTGGTCGCTGCGGATGCTCGCCTGATTCAGGCATCTGTTCTTCGCATCAACGAAGCGCCGCTGACCGGCGAATCACAAGCGGTAGGCAAGTTCACCAGCAACCTGCCTCTAGAAACACCACTGGCGGAGCGGAAAAACATGGTCTTCCTCGGCACCAGCGTGACAGGTGGCACTGGTCACGCCTTGGTGGTTAATACCGGGATGGAGACGGAACTCGGGCATATCGCCAAACTTCTGGAGACGGCCGGAAGCGGAGAAACTCCACTGCAACGTCAACTTAACCGGGTAGCGGGTTGGTTGTTGTGGGCCTGCTTCGGCATCGTCGCGCTAATTTTTAGTCTCGGATTACTGCGGGGAATTGCGCCGTTTGAGCTTTTCATGAGCGCGGTGAGTCTTGCGGTAGCCGCCATTCCGGAAGGTCTGCCGGCAGTGGTGACTGTCGCTCTCTCATTGGGTGTGCAGCGCATGGTGCAGCGTCATGCCTTGGTGCGGCGCCTGGCTTCGGTTGAAACACTAGGCAGAGCTCAGGTTATCTGTACCGACAAGACCGGTACGCTGACGATGGGTGAAATGACTGCCCGCAAGTTAATTACCTCGGAGAACTTGTATCGTGTCACCGGCGAGGGTTACGCCACGGAAGGCGCTTTTTTTTCCGGCAATGAGGAAACCCTGCCGTCGAAAAGCCTCGCGCTCATGGCCTTGTTGCGCGCATCAGCCGCCTGCAACGATGCCGAACTGACTCTAACGGATGATCGGCCTGGAATAGTAGGCGATCCTACTGAAGGAGCGCTGCTGGTGGCTGCCGCAAAAGGCGGTATTACCCGTGATGTTTTCGAAACTGAAATGCCGCGTCTGTCTGTATTGCCTTTCGATTCAGACCGCAAACGCATGACCGTCATCCGAAGTCGGGAAAACCGTTCCTGGGCCTTCGTTAAGGGCGCACCTGAAGTTATTCTCGACCGTTGCACGCTGGTCCGTACCGACCAGGGAGTAAGGGAATTGACTGAAAACGATCGCACCCGGCTGCTCCAGGCTAATACCTTACTGGCACATGATGCACTGCGCGTTCTTGCCGTCGCTGAGCGGCCCCTGGATGGCTTCAGTTTCGCAGAGGGAATGGTTGTAAACGATAACGAGATCGAGCAGGAACTTACCTTTTTAGGGCTGGCAGGCTTACAGGATCCACCTCGCGCCGAGGCGAAGGCGGCCGTGGGCAAGTGCATACGGGCCGGCATTAAAACCGTGATGATCACCGGCGATCATCCCGATACGGCACGGGCAATAGGCCATGAATTAGGCATTTTGAGCAAAGGTGACGAAGTTCTAGTCGGCGCTGAGCTTGACCGGCTGGACGACGAAGCGCTGAAGGAACGGGTAGCACAGGTTTCGGTTTATGCGCGGGTTACGGCTGAGCACAAGCTCAGGATTGTTCGCGCTTGGAAGTCGCTAGATGTAGTCGTGACGATGACCGGAGATGGGGTTAACGATGCCCCGGCGATCAAAGAGGCGTCCATCGGTATCGCCATGGGCATCACCGGCACCGAGGTGACCAAGGAGGCCGCCGACATCATTATCACCGACGACAATTTTGCTTCTATCGTCGCTGCCGTAGAAGAAGGTCGGGGCATTTATGACAATATCGCCAAAACCTTGGCCTATCTGTTGGCCGGGAATACCGGCGAATTAATCGTGATGCTGAGCGCGGTCCTTCTGGGCTGGCCGCTGCCGCTTCTACCGTTACATCTTCTGTGGATCAACCTGGTGACAGACGGCTTGCCGGCGCTCGCTCTGGCGACTGATCCGATTGATCCCGACGTATTGAATCGCCCCCCTCGACGTTCCCAAGAGTCGCTATTCAACCGGGATTTCCTCACACTAACCCTGCTCACCGGCTTGCTGACCGCCGGCGTTACTCTCGGCGTATTTAGTTATGAGCTCTATATCGACAACAGCGTTGAGCAAGCCCGCGATGCTGCCTTTACCGCCTTGGTGATCGCCGAGCTGCTGCGCGCCTTCGGTGCACGGAGCGAGCAGCGTACCATCTGGCAGATAGGCCTGTTTTCCAACCTGCGCTTGTTTCTGATTGTGGCGGTGAGCTTTGGCTTGCAGTTGGCGATACACCATGTTCCCATGCTGCAAAAACTGTTTCAGATCGAACCGGTTACTTTAAATCAATGCGTGGCCTGGATCGGGGTTGGATTTATACCGCTAATCATCCTGGAACTGAGAAAAGTCATCCGCCGCCCCCGAGCGAAGAAGGTTTGA
- the glgX gene encoding glycogen debranching protein GlgX, translating into MNKKDPIEKSTKPNRRRRPKRTMSPVSSAGHPKEKLDVCCTAQMNTPERPLHDYMAEVSERTEVRRGVPLPMGTHESGGGVNFAFFSRHASRVRLELFDHPEDATAARVIDLDPARNRTGDVWHVWIEGIRSGHLYGYRVDGPYQPKDGHRFNFNKLLLDPFATAISPLPDWDFGTALGYDTSETDRDLVCSKVNDTGDMPKCVFTNEHFCWQDDRPLRHPWSKTVIYEMHVRGFTIHPSSGVENSGTYRGLMEKIPYLKDLGVTAVELMPVYEFNENQVPVVNPQTGQPLRNYWGYDPVAFFAPKASYSSTGGLGQQKLEFKEMVRAFHEAGIEVILDVVFNHTAEGNELGPTLCFRGIDNAIFYTLADDKRYYKDYTGTGNTINANHPVVRDFILSALRYWVVEMHVDGFRFDLASILGRDGAGNLLSNPPLIERIAEDPILRGTKLIAEAWDAAGAYQVGNFSRGWAEWNGRYRDDVRRFWRGDDGMLGSFASRICGSADIYAGTGKCPGCSINFVTCHDGFTLYDLVSYHTKHNEANGENNHDGTDANFSENYGAEGETTDAGIEGLRKRQIKNFLLTLLISRGVPMLLGGDEFRRTQGGNNNAYCQDNETSWHDWSCLEQHQEIYRFTRGMIAFRRAHPILSQEHFYMDAEIRWFGSQQGLPNWADPKENQFACLIYEDEQNALYLMFNAGADAVDFGLPLVPPGARWYLAVDTAREAPQDLFEAGKELPWENPETYHLSSRSSAILLARGTNV; encoded by the coding sequence ATGAATAAAAAAGACCCGATAGAAAAGTCAACAAAACCCAATAGAAGACGGCGCCCCAAAAGAACGATGTCGCCCGTGTCCTCAGCAGGCCATCCGAAGGAAAAACTCGATGTGTGCTGCACGGCACAAATGAATACGCCTGAACGCCCGCTACATGATTACATGGCGGAGGTTTCCGAACGCACTGAAGTTCGTAGGGGCGTTCCGTTGCCCATGGGCACCCATGAATCTGGGGGAGGAGTCAATTTCGCCTTCTTCAGCCGGCATGCCAGCCGCGTTCGGCTGGAGTTGTTTGACCACCCCGAAGATGCCACGGCCGCTCGGGTGATTGATCTCGATCCCGCGCGCAACCGCACAGGTGACGTGTGGCACGTCTGGATTGAGGGGATTCGATCTGGCCATCTGTATGGCTATCGCGTGGACGGCCCGTATCAACCCAAGGACGGGCATCGTTTCAATTTCAACAAGCTGCTCCTGGATCCATTTGCGACAGCGATCTCGCCATTACCCGATTGGGATTTTGGCACGGCGCTAGGTTACGACACGTCTGAAACAGACAGAGATTTGGTTTGCTCGAAAGTCAATGATACCGGAGACATGCCGAAATGTGTGTTTACTAACGAGCACTTCTGCTGGCAGGACGACCGGCCGCTTAGGCATCCATGGTCAAAAACAGTGATTTATGAAATGCATGTGCGTGGTTTCACCATTCACCCGAGTTCCGGCGTGGAGAATTCCGGCACGTACCGGGGACTAATGGAAAAGATCCCCTACCTCAAAGACCTGGGAGTGACGGCTGTGGAATTGATGCCGGTATATGAGTTCAACGAAAACCAGGTGCCGGTCGTCAATCCGCAAACAGGTCAACCACTCAGAAATTACTGGGGCTACGATCCCGTGGCCTTCTTTGCTCCCAAAGCATCCTACAGCAGTACCGGAGGCTTGGGTCAGCAGAAGCTTGAGTTCAAGGAAATGGTCCGGGCCTTTCACGAAGCCGGAATTGAAGTGATTCTGGACGTGGTGTTCAATCACACAGCGGAGGGAAACGAATTGGGGCCGACACTCTGTTTTCGTGGTATTGACAACGCGATCTTCTATACATTGGCGGACGACAAACGCTACTATAAGGATTACACAGGTACAGGCAACACCATCAACGCCAACCATCCCGTGGTGCGGGATTTCATCTTGAGCGCATTGCGTTATTGGGTGGTGGAGATGCATGTGGATGGATTCCGGTTCGATCTGGCTTCGATTCTCGGGCGGGATGGCGCAGGCAACTTGCTGTCGAATCCTCCACTGATCGAGCGGATCGCCGAGGATCCGATCCTGCGGGGAACCAAACTCATTGCCGAAGCATGGGATGCCGCCGGAGCCTATCAGGTGGGCAATTTTTCGCGGGGCTGGGCGGAGTGGAACGGCCGCTACCGTGACGATGTGCGCCGATTCTGGCGTGGTGACGATGGGATGCTCGGTTCATTTGCCAGCCGCATCTGCGGTAGCGCCGATATTTATGCCGGCACTGGCAAATGTCCCGGGTGCAGCATCAATTTCGTCACTTGTCACGATGGCTTCACCCTGTATGATCTGGTGAGTTATCACACCAAGCACAATGAAGCCAACGGAGAAAACAACCATGACGGGACCGACGCCAACTTCAGCGAGAACTACGGCGCTGAAGGCGAGACGACGGATGCCGGGATCGAGGGCTTGCGAAAACGCCAGATCAAGAACTTCCTGCTCACCCTGTTGATCTCGCGCGGTGTGCCGATGCTGCTCGGCGGAGACGAATTTCGTCGCACCCAAGGCGGCAACAACAATGCCTACTGCCAGGACAATGAAACGAGCTGGCATGACTGGAGCTGTCTAGAGCAGCACCAGGAAATTTACCGCTTCACCCGTGGCATGATCGCCTTTCGTCGAGCCCATCCGATTTTGAGTCAGGAGCACTTCTACATGGATGCCGAGATTCGTTGGTTTGGTTCGCAACAGGGATTGCCTAACTGGGCCGACCCGAAAGAAAATCAGTTTGCCTGTCTGATCTATGAAGACGAACAGAACGCACTTTACCTGATGTTCAATGCCGGCGCCGATGCGGTCGATTTCGGTTTGCCCCTAGTACCGCCGGGGGCTCGGTGGTATCTGGCCGTTGACACAGCTCGTGAAGCGCCACAAGATCTGTTTGAAGCAGGCAAAGAACTGCCCTGGGAAAATCCCGAAACTTACCACCTAAGTTCACGATCCAGCGCCATACTTCTGGCTCGAGGAACGAATGTTTAA
- a CDS encoding copper resistance protein B → MKQKTMMTRRIYRIVALLVFKLSSSWAQDLTTVENGQTHAEHANHSKQTEQKRREVKSGTKSKPASAKVSEQLDATKDMDHGNMNHGSMPGMDHSGMNHDSMPDMDKGDKSGTVKGLGHDMNYGSATSGKASDMSNMNHGGDDSDHGSMSMQGGSPPPDARDPHAYSDGYDFGPIPRPKMGDEDNFGSLLVDRLESSTARGSTAMTYDWQAWYGQTYDRALIRAEGEIENGTFKDARNELLWAHAITPYLDTQLGLRYDSGKGTDRGWLAFGIQGLLPYWLYIEATAYVNEQGRTAFRLETEYDLLLTQKLILQPRIEMNFYSQRDDTRDVSSGLSNIEAGLRLRYEIRREFAPYVGVDWASRFGSAADNIRASGNAAEEVRLVAGVRLWF, encoded by the coding sequence GTGAAACAGAAAACTATGATGACCCGGCGAATATATAGGATTGTTGCTTTGTTGGTTTTTAAACTGTCTTCCTCCTGGGCACAAGACCTAACGACCGTGGAAAACGGTCAAACGCATGCCGAGCACGCCAATCATTCCAAACAGACGGAGCAGAAACGGCGTGAAGTAAAGTCCGGGACAAAATCAAAGCCGGCTTCGGCAAAAGTATCCGAGCAGCTAGATGCGACCAAGGACATGGATCACGGCAACATGAATCACGGCTCCATGCCGGGCATGGACCACAGCGGGATGAATCACGATTCCATGCCGGATATGGATAAAGGTGATAAGTCCGGCACGGTGAAAGGTTTAGGGCATGACATGAACTACGGTAGCGCCACTTCCGGGAAAGCCAGCGACATGAGTAACATGAATCACGGCGGTGATGATTCAGACCATGGTTCCATGTCCATGCAGGGTGGCTCCCCCCCTCCCGATGCCCGCGATCCGCACGCCTATTCGGATGGCTACGACTTCGGTCCGATTCCACGGCCCAAGATGGGTGACGAAGATAATTTTGGCTCATTGTTGGTCGATCGGCTCGAAAGTTCGACTGCTCGCGGCAGCACCGCTATGACCTATGACTGGCAGGCCTGGTATGGTCAGACTTATGATCGCGCCCTTATCAGAGCCGAAGGCGAGATTGAAAACGGCACGTTTAAAGACGCACGCAACGAGTTGCTTTGGGCGCACGCCATTACCCCTTATTTGGACACCCAACTGGGGCTTCGTTACGACAGCGGTAAAGGAACAGATCGCGGCTGGCTCGCCTTCGGTATCCAGGGGCTATTGCCTTACTGGCTATATATTGAAGCAACGGCTTATGTCAACGAGCAAGGGCGTACCGCATTCCGTCTGGAAACAGAATACGACTTATTGCTGACGCAAAAGCTCATCTTGCAGCCACGCATTGAAATGAATTTTTATAGCCAACGAGACGACACGCGCGATGTGAGTAGCGGCTTGTCCAACATTGAAGCGGGTCTACGCCTGCGTTACGAGATTCGACGGGAATTTGCTCCCTATGTCGGCGTTGATTGGGCCAGCCGATTTGGCTCTGCGGCAGATAATATACGGGCTTCCGGTAACGCTGCCGAGGAAGTGCGGCTCGTTGCCGGGGTGCGGTTATGGTTCTGA
- a CDS encoding copper resistance system multicopper oxidase, whose product MKPNSKPSLLLPNPSRRRFIEGLAAGGMLLGLSPWIKTAQAKETTQPVEILTGTEFNLTIAETSVNFTGAPRVATTVNGSIPAPTLRWREGDTVTLRVTNRLAEETSIHWHGMLPPYQMDGVPGISFKGIAPGETFTYRFKVQQSGTYWYHSHSGMQEQTGLYGAIIVDPASADPIRADLDYVVQLSDWTDEDPMRVFDKLKNQSDYYNFNQPTAGDFFRDAAGEDVVSAIQKRHMWNMMRMNYTDLSDISAYTYTYLMNGTTPAGNWTGLFSPGEKVRLRFINSGSMTFFDMRIPGLKMTVVQADAQNVEPVTVDEFRIGPAETYDVIVTPEEGAYTLFAQSMDRTGYARGTLAMRAGMTAAVPSLDKPEPLTMADMMGNMGNMGNGEMQGMNHGGMAMDHSAHAMGGQVRVRHARTEYGPSVDMRVDTPRTNLDDPGIGLRNNGRRVLTYADLHTIGGPLDTREPVREIELHLTGNMERYSWSLDGLEFGKSTPIHFRYGERLRVIFVNDTMMTHPMHLHGMWQELESPDGRFQVRKHTIIVQPAQRVTFLATPDGLGRWAWHCHLFLHMHAGMMREVVVA is encoded by the coding sequence ATGAAACCTAATTCCAAACCTTCGCTACTATTGCCTAATCCTTCACGTCGGCGCTTCATTGAAGGGCTGGCCGCCGGCGGTATGCTATTAGGGCTATCGCCGTGGATCAAAACGGCTCAGGCCAAGGAAACAACACAGCCGGTCGAGATACTGACCGGCACGGAGTTTAACCTGACGATAGCGGAAACATCGGTTAACTTTACCGGTGCGCCACGTGTGGCAACCACCGTTAATGGCTCGATTCCTGCGCCTACTCTGCGTTGGCGGGAGGGGGATACGGTGACGCTTCGTGTCACCAACCGCCTCGCCGAGGAAACGTCGATTCATTGGCACGGCATGCTCCCGCCTTACCAAATGGATGGTGTACCGGGCATCAGCTTTAAAGGCATCGCGCCTGGGGAAACCTTCACCTATCGCTTCAAGGTGCAACAATCCGGCACCTACTGGTACCACTCCCATTCCGGCATGCAGGAGCAGACCGGTTTATATGGCGCCATCATCGTTGACCCGGCCAGCGCCGACCCGATCCGCGCCGATCTCGATTATGTAGTGCAACTGTCCGACTGGACCGATGAAGACCCGATGCGGGTCTTCGATAAGCTCAAGAACCAAAGCGACTACTACAACTTCAACCAGCCGACGGCTGGCGATTTCTTTCGTGATGCGGCCGGTGAGGACGTTGTATCAGCTATCCAAAAGCGGCACATGTGGAACATGATGCGCATGAATTACACCGATCTGTCGGACATTTCCGCCTATACCTATACTTACCTGATGAACGGTACTACACCGGCCGGCAACTGGACGGGGCTATTCAGTCCAGGCGAAAAGGTGCGGCTGCGCTTCATCAACTCAGGTTCGATGACGTTTTTTGATATGCGTATACCGGGTCTCAAAATGACGGTGGTTCAGGCCGACGCACAGAACGTCGAGCCGGTCACGGTAGACGAATTCCGCATCGGACCGGCGGAGACCTATGATGTCATTGTAACTCCCGAAGAAGGAGCCTATACCCTCTTTGCCCAGTCGATGGACCGTACCGGTTATGCCCGCGGCACGCTGGCAATGCGTGCCGGCATGACAGCGGCGGTGCCTTCTCTGGATAAACCTGAACCACTCACGATGGCCGATATGATGGGCAACATGGGCAACATGGGCAATGGTGAAATGCAGGGGATGAATCACGGCGGCATGGCCATGGATCACAGCGCTCACGCCATGGGCGGACAGGTACGCGTGCGCCACGCCCGTACCGAATATGGCCCAAGCGTGGATATGCGGGTGGACACGCCGCGCACCAATCTGGATGATCCCGGTATCGGCCTGCGCAACAACGGCCGCCGAGTATTGACTTATGCTGATCTGCACACCATTGGTGGGCCGCTGGATACGAGAGAACCGGTTCGGGAAATTGAGCTCCATCTCACCGGCAACATGGAGCGTTATAGCTGGTCGCTTGATGGCCTCGAGTTCGGCAAATCCACACCGATACATTTCCGTTACGGCGAGCGGCTGCGCGTGATCTTTGTCAATGACACGATGATGACCCACCCCATGCATCTGCATGGCATGTGGCAGGAGCTGGAAAGCCCTGACGGACGCTTCCAGGTGCGCAAGCACACCATCATTGTGCAGCCGGCGCAGCGCGTTACTTTCCTCGCCACACCCGACGGCTTGGGCCGTTGGGCCTGGCATTGTCACCTGTTTTTACATATGCATGCTGGCATGATGCGTGAAGTGGTTGTGGCCTGA
- a CDS encoding DUF411 domain-containing protein, translating into MKSVLKPHFRSLLLVCLVSTGSAWVQAGTQAEVFKSPSCGCCGKWIEHLQQNGFQVNTHEMNDVPAARKKMGMPDRLGSCHTARIGDYVIEGHIPAADIQRLLKEKPKALGLAVPSMPPGSPGMETAKPVPYETLLVQTDGNSRIFAKH; encoded by the coding sequence ATGAAATCAGTTCTGAAACCACATTTCCGTTCCTTGCTGTTAGTTTGCCTCGTCAGCACCGGTAGCGCTTGGGTGCAAGCCGGGACGCAGGCAGAAGTGTTCAAGAGTCCCTCTTGCGGTTGCTGCGGAAAATGGATCGAGCACCTGCAACAGAACGGTTTTCAGGTAAACACTCACGAAATGAACGACGTCCCGGCAGCGCGGAAAAAAATGGGCATGCCCGATCGCCTAGGTTCCTGCCACACCGCACGGATCGGCGACTACGTCATCGAGGGCCATATTCCCGCCGCCGACATCCAGCGCCTGCTCAAGGAAAAACCCAAAGCCCTCGGCTTGGCCGTTCCCTCCATGCCGCCCGGTTCTCCGGGCATGGAGACCGCCAAACCCGTTCCCTACGAAACCCTGCTCGTCCAGACGGACGGCAATAGCCGCATTTTTGCCAAACACTAA
- a CDS encoding SLOG cluster 4 domain-containing protein, with translation MVQDPICLMTFSPREAKTTAEYEGKLYYFCSPSCRDTFLSQPGLYQNKVTSMHLTVGVMGSAGNEAAADVKEKSMLLGQSIAQRSFILITGACPGLPYECARGAKQAGGLSIGISPALSLDEHIHKYRSPADVYDVLVYTGSGLMGREVTNIRSSDMVVILGGRSGTLGEFAIAFDEGKLIGVLQGSGGITDQIPDLVASFQKDSGARLVYSADPLELIDEMAKLYTERHYLRPSCFCDAMPAGAG, from the coding sequence ATGGTTCAAGATCCGATTTGCCTAATGACATTTTCGCCACGTGAGGCAAAAACAACCGCTGAATACGAAGGAAAGCTTTATTATTTCTGCTCGCCTTCCTGCCGGGATACTTTTCTCAGCCAGCCGGGCTTATATCAAAATAAAGTCACATCGATGCATTTGACTGTAGGGGTCATGGGTTCAGCCGGTAACGAAGCAGCAGCCGATGTCAAAGAGAAATCCATGCTTCTGGGTCAGAGTATTGCGCAACGGAGCTTCATATTAATAACGGGTGCGTGCCCCGGCTTGCCCTATGAATGTGCCCGTGGAGCAAAACAAGCAGGTGGACTATCCATTGGTATTTCACCGGCTCTGAGCTTGGATGAACATATACACAAGTATCGGTCGCCGGCTGACGTTTATGATGTCCTTGTCTATACCGGTAGTGGCTTGATGGGGCGTGAAGTGACCAATATACGCTCAAGTGATATGGTTGTAATCCTTGGAGGACGTTCCGGTACCTTAGGGGAGTTTGCTATTGCTTTTGACGAAGGTAAGTTGATCGGGGTATTGCAAGGCAGTGGCGGAATTACTGATCAGATTCCGGATCTTGTGGCTAGTTTTCAGAAAGATAGCGGAGCACGATTAGTATATTCAGCCGATCCATTGGAGTTAATCGACGAAATGGCAAAGTTATATACAGAGCGTCATTATCTGCGGCCTTCCTGTTTCTGTGACGCGATGCCTGCGGGTGCAGGGTGA
- the glgP gene encoding alpha-glucan family phosphorylase, translated as MLEEFIHETRIAYFSMEIALHINIPTYSGGLGVLAGDTIRSAADLELPMVAVTLVSRAGYFRQELDAEGGQIEHPDSWQPDTVASSLQAKIAVNIEGRLVWVSGWLYILEGHMNGRQPVILLDTDVDENHDDDRQITHYLYGGDEAYRLKQEIVLGMGGMRMLQALGFKVRQYHMNEGHSALLAIELLRRYAYPKEDLRSGESAYDIPQIRELCNFTTHTPVDAGHDRFAYDLVGRILSEEFDRATLKRLAGEDRLNMTRLALNLSEYVNGVAKRHAEVSRKMFPGYRVHAVTNGVHPFTWTARSFIDLYNKHLPGWCHQPEILIRAECCISDEAIWEAHCQAKSILIEKVKALCHISLDPQIPIFGFARRMTAYKRPDLLFSDLERLKNIARQRPFQVVLAGKAHPRDLDGKHLIRTIHQHIQELAGDIPMAFVPDYDMEIARTMVAGVDLWLNTPLRPMEASGTSGMKAAFNGVPNLSVLDGWWVEGCIEGITGWAVGDDTESSNGDDAKSLYDKLEQTILPLYYDDRSRWIAVMKGAISKNASFFNSHRMMRRYATEAYIR; from the coding sequence ATGCTTGAAGAATTCATTCATGAAACTCGTATTGCCTATTTCTCGATGGAGATTGCTCTCCATATTAATATTCCCACCTATAGCGGCGGATTGGGTGTGTTAGCTGGTGATACTATACGCTCTGCCGCCGATCTTGAACTTCCAATGGTTGCGGTTACCCTGGTGAGTCGTGCCGGTTATTTCCGCCAGGAACTGGATGCCGAGGGTGGCCAGATTGAACATCCGGATTCTTGGCAGCCTGATACCGTTGCTAGTTCGCTGCAAGCCAAGATAGCGGTTAACATTGAGGGGCGACTGGTGTGGGTCAGTGGCTGGCTCTACATTCTGGAAGGCCATATGAACGGCCGACAACCGGTTATTCTGCTTGATACTGATGTAGATGAAAATCATGATGACGATCGTCAGATTACCCATTATCTCTATGGCGGTGACGAAGCTTACCGGTTGAAACAGGAAATCGTGCTGGGCATGGGCGGCATGCGCATGCTGCAAGCGCTGGGTTTTAAAGTGCGCCAATACCATATGAATGAAGGACATTCGGCGTTGCTTGCTATTGAATTGTTACGCCGTTATGCCTATCCCAAAGAAGACCTGCGCTCAGGCGAATCAGCCTATGACATCCCCCAGATACGGGAACTTTGCAATTTCACCACGCATACCCCGGTCGACGCCGGTCATGATCGATTCGCCTATGATTTGGTAGGGCGGATTCTCAGCGAGGAATTCGACAGAGCAACGCTTAAACGCCTGGCGGGTGAAGATAGGCTTAACATGACCCGGTTGGCTCTCAATTTGAGCGAGTATGTGAATGGTGTTGCCAAGCGGCATGCGGAAGTTTCACGGAAAATGTTTCCAGGTTATCGGGTTCATGCGGTTACCAATGGCGTACATCCTTTTACCTGGACTGCCAGGAGTTTCATTGATCTTTATAATAAGCATTTACCGGGTTGGTGTCATCAACCTGAAATATTGATACGTGCCGAGTGTTGTATCAGCGATGAAGCCATCTGGGAGGCTCATTGCCAAGCAAAGTCTATTCTGATAGAAAAAGTCAAAGCCCTATGTCATATCAGCCTGGATCCACAAATACCAATCTTTGGATTTGCTCGTCGTATGACGGCATACAAACGACCTGATTTGTTGTTTTCCGATTTAGAACGTCTCAAGAATATTGCCCGGCAGCGGCCTTTTCAAGTCGTGCTGGCCGGCAAAGCCCATCCCCGGGATCTGGACGGGAAACACTTGATAAGAACCATTCACCAGCACATACAAGAATTGGCCGGTGATATTCCGATGGCTTTTGTTCCGGACTACGATATGGAGATTGCGCGGACTATGGTAGCCGGCGTAGACCTCTGGTTGAACACACCGTTAAGGCCCATGGAAGCGTCCGGAACCAGCGGTATGAAAGCCGCTTTTAATGGGGTGCCCAATCTCAGTGTCCTGGATGGCTGGTGGGTTGAAGGTTGTATCGAAGGCATTACCGGCTGGGCGGTCGGAGATGATACCGAATCCTCTAACGGGGATGATGCCAAGTCACTGTATGACAAGCTTGAACAGACGATACTGCCCTTGTATTACGATGATCGAAGCCGATGGATCGCGGTCATGAAAGGCGCCATCAGCAAAAATGCTTCCTTTTTCAATAGCCACCGCATGATGCGGCGTTATGCCACCGAAGCTTACATTCGATAG